The window TTGACCCGCATCCGCTCCAGGATCTCGGCATGCTCCGTCGACGACGTCGGCGGCTCACCCTGGACCAGCACGTTCAGCGCCCGCGCGGCGATCACCCACTCACCGGCCTGCTCCGCCTCGTGCACCAGCGTGGACAGGATCTTGCTGCCGTCGGCGGCCGTCTGCGGCCATTCCGACATCGCCGAACCCTTCTCCAGCAGAGCGGTCAGCCGCACACTCGGCAGGTCGAACTCGTCGGCCAGCGCCAGCGCCCGGTCCGCCCACAGCAACGCCGTCTCGGTCTCGTCATACAGATACGCCGACTGGGCGATCGCCGTCATCGCCCGCGCCTGCCCGGCACCCGGCGGCAACTGCGCGATCAGGTTTTCGATGTCGGCGGTCAACGCCCGCACCTCGGCCGCCTCCCGCGACTCCCACGCCAGCCGGACCAGCAGATACAGCGCCTCCGCCTGATCCGACGGATCGTGCGCCTGCTCCCGCCAACGACGCCCGTGCCGCAACGCGTCGTCGAGCAGACCCGCCAGCCACGCCGCCCGCGCCGCCGCACCGAGCAACTCCGGGTCGTCGGGCACCTCGTCCAGACCCATCTCGGCCAGTTGCAACGCCTGATACGCCGAGCCGATCGACAGGTACAGCCCGGCGCCGTGCCGCGCCGCCGCGATCATGTCCTCATACCGGCCCGCACCGCGCGCGTGGTGCGCCACCATCGCCGGATCCGAACCGCCACCCCGCAGCAGGACGTCGAGCGCCGCCTCGTGCAGCCGCCGCCGCTGCCGGCCCAGCATCTGCCCGGCGATCGCCTCCCGCACCAGCGCGTGCCGGAACGCGAACTCGTCCTCACCCGACTCCACCAGCACACCCCGCGTCACCAGGTTGCGCAGCACGGTGATCAGCTCGTCCTCACCCGTGCCGGTCACGTCGGCGAGCAGATCGAACAGGATCCGGTGACCGAGCACCGTGGCCGCCTCCACGATCCGGTGGCTGACCGGATCCAGATCCTCCACCTGACGCCGCAGCACATCGGCGAGACTCCACGGCAGCGGCTGATCGACGAGCGCCTCCAGGTCGTGCCCCGGCAGGGCCCGCAGCAGCTCCTCGAGGAAGAACGGATTACCGCCGGTGCGCTGGTGCAGCGCCGTCGCGGCACGAACCGGCGCGGGACTCCCGGTGGCCGCCGCCAGCAGCGCCGCCGTCTGAGCCCGCGACAACCGATCCAGCCGGACGTGGGTGACGGCATGCCGTCGCTCGAGCTGGGCCAGCAGCCCCGCCACCGGCTGCCGGCGAGTCACCTCGTCCGGCCGATACGTCCCGATCAGTAGTCGTGGCCCGTGCTGGTCGGCGATCCGCTCGAACAGCGCGGCGCTCTCCGAGTCGGCCCAGTGCAGATCCTCGAACACGATCACGGCGGGGGAGTCTCCGATCAGGTCGGACAGGATCGCCAGCCCCGTATGCAGCCTCTCCACCGGACTGCGCTCCGCGTCGGACAGCGCCGCCAGCCGAGCGTCGTCAACCGCCGGGCGACCGTCGATCGCGTCGAGCAACACCTCGTAGGGCCGGGCCAGTGACCCCGGCTCGGCCTGCCCGACCAGCACGATCGTCTCCGCCGCGACGACATCCAGCAGCTCCTGCACCAGCCGGGTCTTCCCGATCCCCGGCTCACCGGCGATGATCGCCACCGCCGGCTCCCGGGATTTCGCGAGCTGCGTCAGCCGACGCAGCTCGCTGGCCCGCCCGATCATCACCGGGCTGGCACCACCGCGGTTGGTTCGCACGGCGACAGCGTACCGGCGAGCCGACCGCGTGCCTTACGCCCACGGCGCAGCAGCCGGGCACTGGACAGCAGCCGCTCCCGATCGGCCTCCGCGATCATCTCGCGGTTGCGGTCGTGCGCCAGGTTGAGCATGAGTTCCGGGTTCGCGAACATCGCCATCTCCTCGTTCTCCGTCGATGCATCAATCGTCGTCGGTAAGGAGGTCCGGCACATGCGGCGGCGTTACCTATCTTCCCAGCTCAGAAGGGTTTAGAGAGGGCGTCCAAGCCGCCTAGGCATACCTAGGTGGTACTTACCTGGACACCCCGGCGGGCCTGTGCTCGGATAAGACGGTGCGCTTCGACATCGACACGACAGCCACACCCGAGCAGGCCCGGCAGGCGTTCACCGACTTCACCGGCCGGCGCACCCTGATCTGGCACAAGACCCTCGACCCGCGGCGGTACGAACTACGCGAACTCGGCGACACCTGGGCGGTCGCCCGCGAGAGCACGTCCGGCTCCCCGTTCTGGGTCGTCGCCCGCTACGACTGGTCCGACCCGACCGAGATCCGCTGGACGGTCGAGCAGAGCAGCTACGGCGGCGGCGGAACCGGCCTGGTCCGCATCACCCCGGCCGGCGACGGCGGCAGCCACGTGCACGCCGAGTGGACGACGACCGGAGCCCGCCCCCTGCAGCGACCCCTGCTGTTCCTGATCCACCACGGCCCGATGCCCCGGCTGATCGCCCGCACGTGGGTCGACGCCCTGAACGGTTGCGCGAGGTTCCTCGAGTGAAGAAGCTGTCACCGGCCGAGCTCGACGGCCTCGGCGCCCGATGGGCGTCCTGCTGGAGCCCTCACCAGGTCGCCGAGCGCCTGGCCGGGGTGACGACACCCTGGTATGTGGCGGCCGGTTGGGCGCTGGACCTGTTCCGCGGCGAACAGACCCGCCCGCACGGCGACATCGAGATCGGCATCCCCGCCGCACGCTTCCCGGAGATCCGCGACCGTTTCCCGGGATACGTCTTCGACGCGGTCGGCAGCGGATGCGTCGGCGAGAACGCCACACCCGAGCAGATCGCGGCCACCCACCAGACCTGGCTACGCGACCCGGCCACCGGCGACTACCTCCTCGACGTGTTCCGCGAGCCACACCAGGGCGACACCTGGATCTGCCGACGAGACGAGACCATCCGATCGCGGTACGACCAGATCATCCGCCACACCGAGGACGGGCTGCCGTACCTCGTACCGGAGCTGGTCCTGCTCTTCAAGGCCAAGAACCCGCGCCCGAAGGACCAGGCCGACTTTGACGGAACCGTCCCGCTCATGACCCCGCAGCAGCGTGCCACCCTGGCCGGACTCATCTCCCGAGTCCATCCGGGCCACCGCTGGCTCGCCCACCTGTGACATCTTTCCGTGGGAACTCGGGTACCGGCTGTGAACAACTCTCAGCTGAGTGTCGTATCGTCGGCGCGTGCCCGAATCCGCAGTGAGCCGCGACAGCGCGGCCGCCAAACGTGCCGTTGCCGCTCCGTCCCGACGTGGCGCCGCCGGACCGCCGCTCAAGACCAAGGCGGAGAAACGCGCCGAGGCCAAGGCCAACAAGGCACGCGCCCGGGCGATGCAGAAGCGCCGACAGACCCTGTCGGTCGTCGGTGCCGCGCTGGCCGTGATCGCCGTCGTCGTCGGGTTCGCCCTGTGGATCGGCAACACGCCCACCGGCACCACCCCGACCACCGAGTCCACCAGCGCCGCCGCCCTCGACCCGGGCGCCGCCGCCACCCCGACGGCCGTCGCGTTCCCGCCGGTCCCCGCGGGCGCCGACCCGGCCCTGAGCCGGAAACCCGAGGCGAAGGCCGGCACCGGCACGGTCAAGGAGCTCAAGACGACCACCCTGATCGAGGGCACCGGCGCCGCCGCCCAGGCGGGCCAGACCATCCAGGTCAACTACGTCGGCGTCACCTTCGCCGACGGCAAGGAGTTCGACGCCTCCTGGGAGCGCAAGGAGGCGTTCAGCTTCCAGCTCGGCGCCGGCAACGTCATCCAGGGCTGGGACAAGGGCCTGGTCGGCGTCAAGGTCGGCAGTCGGGTCCAGCTCGACATCCCGGCCGACCAGGCGTATGGCGAGAATCCCGGTGAAGGCCGCCCGGGTGGCGCCCTGCGCTTCATCGTCGACGTCCTGTCGGCGGCCTGACCGCCGGTGCGGGTCACCACGGCGATGCGGTCCGGAGACCCGGATCGCATCGCCCTGCTCGACAAGTCCGCGACCATCCTCGACGACGCGTCCTCGGCGGCCCTGCTGACCTGCCGCTGGACCGACGACATCGTCGAGGTACGAGACTCCGGCGACGGCACCGCGATCGTCTACACGCGCGACGGCCTGGAACAGCGGGCACCGGCCGGTGTGCATACCTGGCCACTCGCCGACGTGGACGCGGTGCTGCTGATGACCAGGGAATCAGCCGATGCCGTCGGCCACCTGACCTGGCACGACCTGTTCGAACTCGTCGCCGCCGACGGTGTGCAGGCGCTCGTCGATCAGGCCCCCACCGCCGGGACCGGCCGGGCCGCGGTCCTCGTCATGACCGAGACCTACGAATCGCATTTCCGGCGCGAACCGCCGTACTCCACGCTGGGAGCCGCCGAGCGGGCGATGGACCGCGGTGACTACACCACCGCCTACGACCTGTTCACGTCCATCGGCGCCGACCAGCCACCGGACGCGGTGTACACCGCCCGGCTCGGCGGCTGGGACGCACTGGCCAAGGCCGGACGATTCGAGGAACTCGCCGAGATCGCCGAGACCGACCACCGGGCCCGCCGCCGTCTCGACCGTCACCTACACGACCTGGGCCGCGCCGACGACCTGCGAACCCGCGCCGCCGCCAGCGATGCGACCGCCCTCTACCAGCTGATCCGGCTCCTCCGGTCCCGAGGGGAGCACCAGTCCGCCCGCAGCGCGGTCGAGGACATCGCCCCGGCCGACGAGTACGCCCGCGAGCTGGCCTGGTCAGATCGGTGAGGTCGCTCGAAGATCGAGCGGCGTCGGCCCCTTTTACCTGCTCGTTAGAGTGCACGCGCATGGACCGCTATTGGGAGACCACCGGAGCGTCGAAGACCTTCACGCACCACCCGCGCTGAACCACCCGCCGGCGAGTTTCGAGCTGATCATGCTCTTCGCCGTGCTCACCTGCGTCCCGTCCGACACGGCCCAACGCGAACTGACCGCCGAACTGCATCGACTCCTGGCCCCCGGCGGTGTCCTCTACGTCAGCGACCTGATGCTGCAAACCGACGACCACCACAAAGACCGATACCACCGATCCCCGGCCGGTACGCCGTACGGCGTCTTCACCACCACGGACGGCGCCGTCTGCCGACACCACGACCGCGAGCACCTCCGCGGTCTGCTGGCCGACTTCGACCTGACAGCCGAACGCCGACTCGAGGTGCCGACGATGAACGGCAGCCGGGCCACCGCGGTGCAGCTGCTGGCCCATCGCCGATAGCGGCGTCCGGGCTCCTACCGGTCTGTCCAGCCTCGGGAGTTGCAGGGCGGGCCGCAGAACACGGTGCGACCGTCGGCCAGGACGACCACTCCGGAACCACCACACTGCGGGCAGGTGCGGGTGCCCGGCCGACGCTCCGGCATCAGATGACGCAGCTCCGGGAAACGACGAGCGGCTTGGACGTACGCGAGGTCGCGCTCGGCCGAGGTGGCGGCCAGGGGAGCACCGTCGTCCCGGTCGACGAAGACGTCCCCGTTCGGAGCCAGCAGGTAGAACTCCCACAGCGAATTGAAGACGGCGAGCAGCCCGAGCGTCCGGGCCTGCGCCGCTCCCGGATCGTCCGAAGCGGCCTGCGCCTCGACCAGACGCGAGAATATCTCCTCCGAAATCACAGGCCGCACAGTACGACCCACGCGCTGCCGCCCGGCCGCGGTTCCGCGCCGGCGTATGCGCTGCGATGGTTCAACAGCTGCGATGGTTCAGAATCTGGTCATGTCCAGCGATGTTCCGCCGTTCGGGGAGTTGGTGATCCGCCGCTACGAGCAGGCTGACGCCGGGGCGACGCGGCGGGTGTTTCATGCGGCCGTTCATGGCACGGCCAGCCGGGATTACACACCCGAGCAGGTTCAGGCCTGGGCCCCGGCCGACTTCGACGAGGTTCGGTGGCGGGGGCGGCGCGCGGCCTCGTACACCTATGTCGCCTGTCTTGACGGGGTCGTCGTGGGATTCAGCGACTTCACCGATGACGGGCTGTTGGACATGCTCTTCGTCCACCCCGACGCCGGTGGCCGTGGGGTGGCTCGCGCGCTGGTCGACCGTGTTCTGCGGGAGGCGACCGCGGCCGGGCACCGGCGGCTGCGGGTGCACGCCAGCCTGACCGCCCGGCCCGCTTTCGAGCGCTTCGGGTTCGTCGTCGACGCCGCCCGGGTGGTCGAGGTCCGTGGGCAGCGGCTGCGGAATTTCGACATGAGCATTGCGCTGACGACACCGGGGCGACCCCGGGCCGGCCGGCTCCGGCATGATGGCCCGATGGTCGACTGGGCGACGTTGCGACATGCGTACGGGTCGGCCGAGGACACCCCCGGGCATCTGACGGCGTTGCGGTCGGCCGATGAGGAGGAACGGCGGGTGGCGTTCGGGGAGTTGTACGCGAGCATCACCCATCAGGGGAACCGATACTCGGCCAGTGCTGCCGCCGTGCCGGCCTTGCTGGAACTGGTCGCCGATCCGGCCGTACCGGATCGGGATCTGCTCCTGTATCTGCTCGGGCTGATCGCGGTGGGTGCCGACGCGGCGTGGCTGCCCGGCGGTGTGCGGCGTGATGAGCTCGGCCCCGATGAGGCCGGTGCCTACCACGCGGTGGCGAGCGGGCTGCCGTTGCTCGACACGTTGACCGCCGAACCGGAACTCGCGGACTCCGCCGCCTATCTGCTCGGCTGGTATCCGGGGCGGCCGGAGTCGGTGCCCGTTCTGGCCCGGCTGAACACCCCGACCGCTCTCGTCGCGCTGGGACTGCTCGGTCTTGCGGAGGGCGTGCCGATCGCCGAGCGGGCGCTGACCGACGAGCGGCCCCTGATGCGCTGGGCGGCGGCGGTCGCCCTGGCCCACCTGCACGATGACGGCGGCCGGGCGGAACTGCTGCGCTGGGCGACCGGAGACCATCCGACCGAACCGACCATCGGCTACCTGAACGGCGACGTCGCGGGGCTGGCGTTGCTGTCCCTGGAATCGATCGTCGAGGACGTACTCGAACCGGCCTTGGTCCGCCTCGCGCACGTCAGTGCCGAGCCGGCGCTGACCACCATCGGGGTGCTGCTGCGGCAGGCGTTTCCGGGCGGGCCGATCGCGGCCGGAACCGCCTTCCCCGAACTCACCGAGCGCCGGCGGCGGGTGGTCCGGGCGCTGGTGGACACACCCGGCGCCTGGCTCTACGACGGCGTGGACTTCACCAACGTGAGGCTGCTCATCTCCGACTACGGGCTGCCGCACGGGCGTGACCGTCTCCGGGCCTATCTCACCACCGGATCCGGACCGGTCATCGTCCCTGGTGAGCGGCTCTCCTGAGAAACATCACGGTGCCCACGCCGGTGGCGGCCCCGATGACGACGACGAACGGCGACGGATCCACGCTGCTCGTCTGCTCGATCGCCAAGCCGGTCAGCGCGGCGAGCGTGGTGCCCAGGAAGACGAGGCTGAGCGCCGTGACGGCCGCCCGCCGCTGTGCGACCGCGAAGAGACCGGCAAGGGACGAACGGATCATGACCGGAATCACACCACGCCGACGGCGAGGGCCGCGATGGTGTCGGCCAGGTCGGTGACCGGGCGGCGCCCGTCCAACTCCAGCGTGGCGCCCCGCCGCAGCAGGGGCTCGACGGTGCGCAGGTTCTCGGCGATCTCGGCCCGCTGGTCGGGTGTCCGGCCGTAGGGGTTCGGCCTGTCGACGACCCGGCGCAGCAGGACCTCCAGCGGGGCGCTCAGCAGCACGACGTGGTGGAAGCGGTGATAGAACCGGCCCTGGTTCGCCACGGTGCCGGAGACGATCACGGTTTCGTGGGTGGTCAGCAGGGCGGTCATCCGGGGCTCGTCCCACGTGCCGTCGGGTGACTCCCAGCCGTCGTAGTCGGTGTCCACGGTCAGGTGGCCCCGACGCCGCAATTCGTCGAGGACCGTCGTCTTGCCCGCCCCGGACATGCCCGTCACCAGGATTCGCGCCATCGCCGCATCCTATGAAAGGCGACACTGAAGCGGCTGCCGTCGGTGATCCGGAGTGCGTGACCCCGCTGTGCCGTTACCGTTCCCGGTGGGAGGAACCGGCCGTCCAGCACGAGAGAGCCGACGAACATGGGCAGCACTACCGAGATTCCGCAGCCGTGGGCTGTCCCGAGCGTCACCGTGTCGATCGGTGGTGGGGAGGCGCGCACCTGCCGGGTCAACCGGGAAGTCGACGGCACGCTGCGGCTGGGGCTCACCGTGTTCGCGATGGTCGGCGTCGACGTCAACGTGCTGTGGACGCAGAACGGCAAAGGGTTCAGCATCACCGGGACGGTGGTGGCGCCGCCCGCGAACAGCATGCCCGGTGTGTACCTGCGGGTCGACGAGATCACCAGCGGCATCGAGCGGCGCCGCAACGAGCGGATCCCGGTCGAGGTGCCGGTCGTGGTCGTGCTGCCGTCGGGGCACCTGTTCCCGGGCCGCACGATGAACCTGTCGGTCGGTGGGGCCCACGTGGTCGTCGATCTGGACGACGTCGGCGACGACGCGCTGATCCGGCTGTCCGAGGACCTGACCCGCGGCGCGCAGGTCCACCTGGAGGTCCTGCTGCCGGCCGGGTCGGTCGACGTGACGTGCCAGGTCGGTGGTGGCGGTGACGAGTTGGGTGACGTGCGGCTGCTCTTCGTGGAGGTGAAACCTCAGACACGGGCGCAGCTCAACGCCTTCCTGGACGGGCCGTGACCGGCCCCTTCCACTTCTAAGCTATATCGGAGGTGGGCTCTTGCCGCAAGACCCCGGGGTGCGCGCAGAATCGGGTCGTTTCTGCCCGCAAGGTGAGAGGACGGTCAGCGGTGTTCCGCTACGTCGTGAATCTGAACGAGACCGACCGGGAACTGGTCGGCGGTAAAGGCGCACATCTGGGGCAGCTCTCCGCCATCGACGGCCTCCGGGTGCCGCCGGGATTCGTGGTGACGACCGCGGCATTCGACCGGGTCGCGCCGGCATTCGAGAAGGACCCGGAAACCGCTCGGGAAATCATCGAGACGATGCCCATTCCGGAGGATCTGGCGGCGGCGATCACCGCTGCACTGGAGGACGCCCGGTATGCGGTGCGGTCGAGCGCGACCGCGGAGGATTCGGCGGCGACCTCGTTCGCCGGCCAGCACGACACCTACCTCAACGTGCCCCGCGACGAGGTCCTCGGCCACGTGCGGCGCTGTTGGGCCTCGCTCTTCTCCGACCGGGCGGTCGCCTACCGGCTGCATAACGGCATCGACCACCGGTCCGTGCGGATGGCCGTCGTCGTGCAGCGAATGGTCTTCCCGAAGGCGTCGGGAATCATGTTCACCGCCGATCCGGTCACCGGAAACCGTCGGGTCACCTCGATCGACGCGGGTTTCGGTCTCGGCGAGGCACTGGTCTCCGGCCTGGTCAACGCGGACGTCTACAAGGTCCGTGACGATGCGGTCGTCGAACGGACGATCGCCGCGAAGCGGCTCCAGATCAAACCCTCGGAGGCCGGCGGGACCGAACGGCAGACGATCAGCGAAGGACAGCAGGACGTCCCGGTTCTCCAAGACCCGGAGATTGTACGGCTGTCCCGGCTCGGGCGTCAGATAGAGGCACATTTCGGCCGTCCGCAGGATATCGAATGGTGCCTGGACGACGACGGTTTCGCGATCGTCCAGAGCCGTCCGATCACCACGCTCTTCCCCGTTCCGGAAAGCACCGACGACACCCCACGCGCGTACGTTTCGGTGGGCCACCAGCAGATGATGACCGAGGCGATGAAACCGCTGGGCCTGTCGGTGTGGAAACTGACGTCCCCGGGTCAGATGCGCGA of the Actinoplanes sichuanensis genome contains:
- a CDS encoding ATP-binding protein encodes the protein MRTNRGGASPVMIGRASELRRLTQLAKSREPAVAIIAGEPGIGKTRLVQELLDVVAAETIVLVGQAEPGSLARPYEVLLDAIDGRPAVDDARLAALSDAERSPVERLHTGLAILSDLIGDSPAVIVFEDLHWADSESAALFERIADQHGPRLLIGTYRPDEVTRRQPVAGLLAQLERRHAVTHVRLDRLSRAQTAALLAAATGSPAPVRAATALHQRTGGNPFFLEELLRALPGHDLEALVDQPLPWSLADVLRRQVEDLDPVSHRIVEAATVLGHRILFDLLADVTGTGEDELITVLRNLVTRGVLVESGEDEFAFRHALVREAIAGQMLGRQRRRLHEAALDVLLRGGGSDPAMVAHHARGAGRYEDMIAAARHGAGLYLSIGSAYQALQLAEMGLDEVPDDPELLGAAARAAWLAGLLDDALRHGRRWREQAHDPSDQAEALYLLVRLAWESREAAEVRALTADIENLIAQLPPGAGQARAMTAIAQSAYLYDETETALLWADRALALADEFDLPSVRLTALLEKGSAMSEWPQTAADGSKILSTLVHEAEQAGEWVIAARALNVLVQGEPPTSSTEHAEILERMRVNAERAGFESLSVAAYFQGRARLALRAGDLGAAIAALQEGRAQDRSLRRRGRWADFHGVFLAGLSLESGDLDLVEELIADLAALPNNPPTVIPGLTFHLACRRHDRPGAEAALAELVTALEGQVWRSGEQAHDLISAALELGLPADDLDRMAATLLDSEVWDAHRMLVEAQVTEAHGWHAQALAGYLSITEANPLGPAVRGTVRVSAARCLLAADKRAEAQEQVEAAVPLLAGWGGWRVAQLERVRAQLGMAPADAPAAVTGPAALTPREREVAVLISDGLTNTELAQRLYISPKTAAVHVSNILRKLGVSSRTEVGELVGRR
- a CDS encoding SRPBCC family protein, translated to MRFDIDTTATPEQARQAFTDFTGRRTLIWHKTLDPRRYELRELGDTWAVARESTSGSPFWVVARYDWSDPTEIRWTVEQSSYGGGGTGLVRITPAGDGGSHVHAEWTTTGARPLQRPLLFLIHHGPMPRLIARTWVDALNGCARFLE
- a CDS encoding nucleotidyltransferase domain-containing protein, with amino-acid sequence MKKLSPAELDGLGARWASCWSPHQVAERLAGVTTPWYVAAGWALDLFRGEQTRPHGDIEIGIPAARFPEIRDRFPGYVFDAVGSGCVGENATPEQIAATHQTWLRDPATGDYLLDVFREPHQGDTWICRRDETIRSRYDQIIRHTEDGLPYLVPELVLLFKAKNPRPKDQADFDGTVPLMTPQQRATLAGLISRVHPGHRWLAHL
- a CDS encoding FKBP-type peptidyl-prolyl cis-trans isomerase, with the protein product MPESAVSRDSAAAKRAVAAPSRRGAAGPPLKTKAEKRAEAKANKARARAMQKRRQTLSVVGAALAVIAVVVGFALWIGNTPTGTTPTTESTSAAALDPGAAATPTAVAFPPVPAGADPALSRKPEAKAGTGTVKELKTTTLIEGTGAAAQAGQTIQVNYVGVTFADGKEFDASWERKEAFSFQLGAGNVIQGWDKGLVGVKVGSRVQLDIPADQAYGENPGEGRPGGALRFIVDVLSAA
- a CDS encoding class I SAM-dependent methyltransferase; this translates as MGDHRSVEDLHAPPALNHPPASFELIMLFAVLTCVPSDTAQRELTAELHRLLAPGGVLYVSDLMLQTDDHHKDRYHRSPAGTPYGVFTTTDGAVCRHHDREHLRGLLADFDLTAERRLEVPTMNGSRATAVQLLAHRR
- a CDS encoding GNAT family N-acetyltransferase, with the protein product MSSDVPPFGELVIRRYEQADAGATRRVFHAAVHGTASRDYTPEQVQAWAPADFDEVRWRGRRAASYTYVACLDGVVVGFSDFTDDGLLDMLFVHPDAGGRGVARALVDRVLREATAAGHRRLRVHASLTARPAFERFGFVVDAARVVEVRGQRLRNFDMSIALTTPGRPRAGRLRHDGPMVDWATLRHAYGSAEDTPGHLTALRSADEEERRVAFGELYASITHQGNRYSASAAAVPALLELVADPAVPDRDLLLYLLGLIAVGADAAWLPGGVRRDELGPDEAGAYHAVASGLPLLDTLTAEPELADSAAYLLGWYPGRPESVPVLARLNTPTALVALGLLGLAEGVPIAERALTDERPLMRWAAAVALAHLHDDGGRAELLRWATGDHPTEPTIGYLNGDVAGLALLSLESIVEDVLEPALVRLAHVSAEPALTTIGVLLRQAFPGGPIAAGTAFPELTERRRRVVRALVDTPGAWLYDGVDFTNVRLLISDYGLPHGRDRLRAYLTTGSGPVIVPGERLS
- a CDS encoding AAA family ATPase; protein product: MARILVTGMSGAGKTTVLDELRRRGHLTVDTDYDGWESPDGTWDEPRMTALLTTHETVIVSGTVANQGRFYHRFHHVVLLSAPLEVLLRRVVDRPNPYGRTPDQRAEIAENLRTVEPLLRRGATLELDGRRPVTDLADTIAALAVGVV
- a CDS encoding PilZ domain-containing protein translates to MGSTTEIPQPWAVPSVTVSIGGGEARTCRVNREVDGTLRLGLTVFAMVGVDVNVLWTQNGKGFSITGTVVAPPANSMPGVYLRVDEITSGIERRRNERIPVEVPVVVVLPSGHLFPGRTMNLSVGGAHVVVDLDDVGDDALIRLSEDLTRGAQVHLEVLLPAGSVDVTCQVGGGGDELGDVRLLFVEVKPQTRAQLNAFLDGP